The stretch of DNA GCTGCAGGTCCGAGTGCGGGACATCTCCGGCCCGATGACAAGCCGGACTTGTGTCTTGCGGGCGCTTGCCGCACCTCTCGGGCCGCGAGGCACACGATGAACGACACGATCCTGGTCCTGAACGGTCCAAACTTGAATCTGCTGGGCAAGCGCCAGCCGGAGGTCTACGGCCGCGCGACGCTGGCCGACGTCGAGGCCCTGTGCCGCGAGACCGCCGCGGGCTTCGGCCTCGCGGTCGAGTGCCGCCAGAGCAACGCCGAGCACGTGCTGATCGACGCGATCCATGAATTCCGCGTCGGCTCCGCCGGTATCGTCATCAACGCCGGCGCCTACACTCACACCTCGGTCGCCATCCTCGACGCGCTCAACACCTGCGAGGTGCCGGTGATCGAGTGCCACATCTCGAACGTCCACCGGCGCGAGGCTTTCCGCCACCATTCCTACATCTCGCTGGCGGCGACGGCCGTGCTGGCCGGGTTCGGGACGCACGGCTACGCTCTGGCGATCCGGCACCTCGCGCATCTGCGGGCCGGCAACACTGCGTGAAGCGCGGATAGCGGCGCGATCAGGGTTGACGCTGGCGGAGACAGGGCGGAGGAGGGCGGTCAGGCCCTTATTCAACGCGTTCTCTCCGGCCGGACTGGTCTTCAAACCCCGGAGAGCAACCAAGCGGAGCGCGCACGCCGCATGACCAGCCCCTTTCTGCCCCTCGACCGGCAAGTGATCGCCCGCGAAGCGGCCAAGATGTTCCTCGAGATCGGCGCGGTGCTCTTCTACAAGGACGAGCCGTTCAAGTTCACCTCCGGCTGGGCGAGCCCGGTCTACACCGACAGCCGGAAGATCATCTCGTTCCCGCGCCTGCGCACGACGCTGATGGATTTCGCCACCGCCACGATCGTGCGCGAGATCGGCTACGAGAAGCTGACCCACATCGCGGGCGGCGAGACCGCCGGAATCCCCTTCGCCGCCTGGATCGCTGACCGGATGATGCTGCCGATGCAGTACATCCGGAAGAAGCCCAAAGGCTTCGGCCGCAATGCCCAGATCGAGGGCGAGATCGTCGAGGGCGCCCGGACGCTGCTGGTCGAGGATCTCGCGACCGACGGCCGCAGCAAGGTCAATTTCTGCAAGGCCCTGCGCGAGTCCGGCGCCCAGGTCGATCACTGCTTCGTGCTGTTCTACTATGACATCTTCCCCGACAGCGCCGCGCTGATGGAGGAGATCGGCATCAAGCTCCACTACCTCACCACGTGGTGGGACGTGCTGGCGGTGGCCAAGGAGATGGGCACCTTCGACCCGAAGACGCTGGCCGAGGTCGAGAGCTTCCTCAACGCGCCGGCCGCTTGGTCCGCCGCCCATGGCGGCATCTCCGCCTTCGGCCAGTCCTGAGGGGCATCCCGCGATGAGCGTCGCCGACCTGTTCCCCGCCGAGCGCCAGGACGCGAAGACGGCCGACCGGATCACGATCCGGCGGCCGGACGACTGGCACATCCACCTGCGCGACGGCGCGATGCTGAAGGCGGTGCTGCCCTACACCGTGGCGCAGTTCGCCCGGGGCATCATCATGCCGAACCTCGTGCCGCCGGTGACCACGGTCGCGGCGGCGCAGGCCTATCGCGAGCGCATCCTCGCCGCGCTGCCCGAGGGCCAGGACTTCACGCCGCTGATGACCTGCTACCTGCGGGACGACACCGATCCGGACGAGATCGAGCGCGGTTTCACCGACAAGGTCTGGGTCGCCGCCAAGCTCTATCCGGCGGGCGCGACCACGAACTCGCACGCGGGCGTCACCGACCTCAACGGGATCGCGCCCGTGCTGGAGCGCATGGAGCGGATCGGCATGCCGCTGCTGATCCACGGCGAGGCGACCGACCCGGAGATCGACATCTTCGACCGCGAGGCGGTCTTCATGGAGGGCAGCCTGATCCCGCTGCTCGGCCGCCACCAGGGGCTGAAAGTCACCGTGGAGCACGCCACCACGGCGGAGATCCTCGACGTGGTCCGGGAGCACCGCAGCCGCTGCGCGGCGACGATCACGCCGCACCACCTGGTGATCAACCGCACCCACATCTTCCAGGGGGGCCTGCGCCCGCACCTGTACTGCCTGCCGGTGGCCAAGCGCGAGCGGCACCGTCTGGCCCTGCGCAAGGCCGCCACCTCCGGCGAGGCCTGCTTCTACCTCGGCACCGACACGGCCCCGCATGTCCGCGGCGCCAAGGAAGCGGCCTGCGGCTGCGCCGGCGTGTTCTGCGGGCCTTCCGCGCTCCAGACCTACGTGCAGGTCTTCGACGAGGAGGGGGCGCTGGACCGGTTCGAGGCCTTCGCGTCGCTGAACGGCGCCCGCTTCCACGGGCTGGAGCCGAATACCGGGACCGTCACCCTTGAGCGTCGGGAGAGCCGCATCGCCGAGGCGGTCACGGTCGACGACACGGCGGTGGTGGTGTTCCGGGGCGAGGAGACGCTGCCTTGGTCGGTGGCGTGATCATCTAGGGACAGGTCTGCGCACCGTCATCGCGAGCGCAGCGAAGCGAGCCAGCGTCGCGCGAGGCCGACCGGCGTAGAGCCGCTGGATTGCTACCCTCCGCTCGCAAGGTCGGTCTCCGATCTTGCATCGCGGCGTGGTCGGCACAGCCCACCCGATCGAAGGAGCGGTACGATGCAGGACGCGCGACCGGACGGCATCACGGCCATGGGCGCGGTGGATCTCGCCGCCGCCATTCGCGGCCGGGTCGTCTCCTGCGCCGAGGTGATGCGCGCCTATCTGGAGAGGATCCACAGGATCAACCCGCAGGTGAACGCCATCGTGGGCCTGCGGGACGACGCCGCGCTTCTACAGGAGGCGGAGGCCGCGGATGCCGTCCTGGCGCGCGGCGAGGCGGTCGGACCCCTTCACGGCTTCCCCCTTGCCGTAAAGGATCTCGATCCCGTGCGGGGCCTGCGATTCACGCAGGGCTCGCCGATCTTCGCCGACCGGATCGCCGACACCGACTCGATCATGGTGGCGCGCCTGCGCGCCGCGGGAGCGATCTTCATCGGCAAGACCAACGTCCCGGAGTTCGGCCTCGGCTCGCACAGCTTCAACCCGGTCTACGGGACCACTGCCAACGCTTACGACCTCGAAAAGACCGCAGGCGGGTCGAGCGGCGGCGCCGCGGTGGCGGTGGCCCTACGGCTTCAGCCGGTCGCCGACGGCAGCGACCATGCCGGCTCCCTGCGAAACCCGCCGGCCTTCAACAACTGCTACGGCCTGCGCCCGGCCTGGGGTCGAATCCCCGCCGAGGCCAAGGACGTGTTCAGCCCCGGCCTCGGCGTGCTGGGCGCCATCGGCCGCACGCCCGCCGATATCGGCCTGATGCTCTCCGTCCAGGCGGGCTACGATCCGCGCAACCCGAATTCCATCCGCCAGGACCCTTCCGCCTTCGCGAGCCCGCGCGCCCGAGATTTTCGGGGCACCCGGATCGCGTGGCTCGGCGATTTCGGCGGGCAGATCCCGTTCGATCCCGGCGTGCTGGACCTCGGACGCGCGGCACTGAGCACCTTCGTCGAGCTCGGCTGCGTCGTCGAGGAGGCCGTGCCCCGCTACGCCATGGAGCAGCTCTGGCAGGATTGGCTGGTGCTGCGGGCGCTCACCGTCGCGGCGGCTCTGCGCCCGTTCTACGATGAGCCGCGACATCGGTCCCTGCTGAAGCCGGAGGCCGTCTGGGAGGTTGAGCGCGGGCTGGCGCTCACGGCCGACCAGATCATCGCTGCCCTGGAGGGGCGCACGCGCTGGTACGAGACCCTGCGCCGGTTCATGGCGACCTACGACTACCTGGTGATGCCGACGGCGCAGGTCTTCCCGTTCGACAAGGCTCTGCGCTGGCCCGAGACAGTGGGCGGGCGCCGGATGGACACCTATCACCGCTGGATGCAGACCGTGATCCCGGTGACCATGGCGGGCCTGCCGTCCCTCGACGTGCCCGCCGGGTTCGGAGAGGCCGGGTTGCCCACCGGCATCCAGATCGTAGGTCCCAACCACGGCGAACTGGCCTGCCTGCAACTCGGCACAGCCTACGACGCGGCGAGCAACTGGGTCCGCCGCTACCCGCCGCCGCTGCAGTGAGGGTGCGGACGCGGCTCGAAACACCGAAACGGCACACCGGAACCGTTGACCCGCTCCGCGCTCTCCGCTAAGAGGCCCGACGCTTTACGCGCGACCCGTTGCAATCCATGCTGGATTGGTCGGCCACCGCGAGGCAAGTTCGGATATCCGATGACCACGATCCTTATTGTAGCGGTAGCGTCACCGACGGGGCGGCCCTGAGCTAGGGCCGCGGTCCGAGCGGTGGCGCATGCAGGGTCCCTCGGGGCCCTTTTTTGTTGCCCGCGTCAGGGCAGCATGGGATCGGCGCAGACAGGATATCGAAGCGAAGGGCACGTTCGGGCGAGGCGGTGACCGCCCCGCCAGACGAGGGTGCGGTGAGAGACGACGGGGCAGGGCGGCGGTCGTGGATCGCCGTGGCTCCGGAGAGCGCGAGGAGACGAGCATGAGCGGCGAGGTCATGACCGGGGCCGAGATGGTCATCCGGGCCTTCCAGGATCAGGGTGTCGATACGCTGTTCGGGTATCCGGGCGGCGCCGTACTTCCGATCTACGACGCGCTGTTCCACCAGAACGCCGTCAAGCACATCCTCGTCCGCCACGAGCAGGGCGCCGTCCACGCCGCGGAGGGCTATGCCCGCTCCTCGGGCAAGGTCGGCTGCGTCCTCGTCACCTCGGGCCCCGGCGCCACCAACATCGTCACCGGCCTCACCGACGCGATGCTGGATTCGATCCCGCTGGTCTGCATCACCGGCCAGGTCCCGACGCACCTGATCGGCACCGACGCGTTCCAGGAATGCGACACGGTCGGCATCACGCGCCACTGCACGAAGCACAATTACCTGGTCAAATCGATCGACGACCTGCCGCGCATCCTGCACGAAGCGTTCTACGTGGCGGCGAACGGCCGTCCCGGCCCGGTCGTCGTCGACCTGCCCAAGGACATCCAGTTCGCCTCCGGCCTCTACGAGCGCCCGGAGATCGCGAGCCACAAGACCTACCGTCCGGCCGTGAAGGGCGATGCCGACCGGATCCGCGCGGCCGTCGAGCTGATGGCCACCGCGCGCCGGCCGGTCTTCTACACCGGCGGCGGCGTGATCAATTCCGGCCCCGAGGCTTCGCGCCTGCTGCGCGAGCTCGTCCGCGAGACCGGCTTCCCGGTCACCTCGACCCTGATGGGCCTCGGCGCCTATCCGGGCACGGACGAGAAGTTCCTGGGCATGCTCGGCATGCACGGGACCTACGAGGCCAACCTCGCGATGCACGAATGCGACGTGATGATCTGCGTCGGCGCCCGGTTCGATGACCGGATCACCGGCCGGCTCGACGCGTTCTCGCCGTTCTCCAAGAAGATCCACATCGACGTCGACGCCTCCTCGATCAACAAGGTGGTCAAGGTCGATGTCGGGATCGTCGGCGACTGCGCCTCGGTGCTCGCCGACATGCTGGAGGCATGGCGCGCCCTGCCGTCGCGGCCCGACGTGTCGAACCTCGAGCCCTGGCTGCAGAAGATCAAGACCTGGAAGGCGCGGGACTGCCTCGCCTACTGGCCGTCGGGCACGATCATCAAGCCGCAATACGCCGTGCAGCGCCTCTACGAGGCCTGCAAGGACCGCGAGACCTACATCACCACCGAGGTCGGCCAGCACCAGATGTGGGCCGCCCAGTACTTCAAGTACGACGAGCCGAACCGCTGGATGACTTCCGGCGGCCTCGGCACGATGGGCTACGGCTTGCCGGCGGCGATCGGCACGCAGCTCGCCCATCCCGGTGGGCTCGTCATCGACATCGCCGGCGAAGCCTCGATCCTGATGAACATGCAGGAGATGTCGACGGCGGTGCAGTACCGCCTGCCGGTCAAGGTGTTCATCCTCAACAACGAGTACATGGGCATGGTCCGGCAGTGGCAGGAGCTGCTTCACGGCTCGCGCTACTCGCAGAGCTACTCGGAGAGCCTGCCGGACTTCGTGAAGCTGGCCGAGGCCTACGGCGCCAAGGGCATGCGCTGCGAGAAGCCGGGCGACCTCGACGGCGCCATCGCGGAGATGCTCGCCCATGACGGTCCGGTGATCTTCGACTGCATCGTCGACAAGACCGAGAACTGCTTCCCGATGATTCCGTCGGGCAAGGCGCACAACGAGATGCTCCTGTCCGATTACCTCGGCGAGACCGGCGTCGAACTCGGCGACGTCATCTCCGAGGAAGGCAAGATGCTGGTGTGAGGGCGGGCGGCCCGGCGTCACCGCCGGGCCGCGATCCGCCGCTGCGGCGGCGATGGGTCGAACGACGAGGACGAGGCCGGCGATGAACGCGATGAACACCCACTACCCCGATGCGGTCCGCGTCGAGCCGGTGAACCGGCACACGCTGGCGGTGATCGTCGACAACGAGCCCGGCGTGCTCGCCCGCATCTCGGGCTTGTTCTCCGGCCGCGGCTACAACATCGAGAGCCTGACCGTCTCCGAGACCGAGGAGGCGCGCCACATCTCGCGCATCACCATCGTGACCACCGGAACGAACGCGGTGATCGAGCAGATCAAGGCGCAGCTGGACCGGCTGGTTCCGGTGCACCGGGTGGTGGACCTGACGCTCCAGGGGAACGCCCTCGAGCGCGAGATCTGCCTCGTGAAGGTGAAGGGCGAGGGCGAGCACCGCAGCGAGGCCCTGCGGCTGGCCGCCGCCTTCGGCGCCAAGACGCTGGACGCCACGCTCAATTCCTTCGTGTTCGAGCTGACGGGCGCCACCGAGGATGTCGACCGGTTCGTGCGCCTGATGAGCGTGATCGGGCTGGTGGAGATCTGCCGGACCGGCATCTCCGCGATGGGGCGCGGGGCGGAGCCGCTGTAGGACTTGCTCCTTCGCCTCAGCTAGGATGCGCCGTCCCCGCAGGAGGCGGAGCGATGGAAGCCAAGGTCATTCGCTAAGGTGACGACCTCGCCATGCGGCTGAGCAGCGCGGAGGCCGAGGAACGCGGCATCCGCGCGGGCGAGACGGTCGAGATCGTCGCGAAGCGCCCTGTCCCGCCGGAGCCGCAGCAATGGGCCGGGCGCCGGTACGTCGACGGGCTTCCGGTCTATACGCTCGAGGACATGGTCGCCGAGATGCGCCGTCTGGGCCCGGATTTCGAGCCGCCGACCGTGGATTGGGAGCCGGATGTCGGCTCCGAGATCATCGATGACGACGCCCCCCGCTGAGCCATTGCTTCAGGCCGGCGATTCGATCCGCGTCAAATTCGGTCCTGTCCGCGGGACTGAACACGTCTGCCCGATTACGAGCAACATCGAACCATGACCGACGAAGGTCATGCTTCCGGTCGGAATGACTGTCGCAGGCGCGGTGTTGACGGATCAGATCCGGTCCCTGGATCAGCGGGCGCGCATTCTGAGGCGCGTCGGCGTCGCGCCGGGCGCTGATATCGCCGAAGACCGGCATCAGATCGCGAAACTGCTCGGGCTTTGATGCCGGACGGCGTATAGCAGTGGCATGACCGCCCGCACCCTCTACTACGCCCCCGGCGCCTGCTCGCTCGCCGCCCACATTATCCTGGAGGAATCCGGGCTGCCCTACGAGGGCATCAAGCTCGACCTCGCCGCGGGCGACCAGCGCCGGCCCGAATACCTCGCGATCAACGATCGCGGCCGCGTGCCGGCGCTGACCGAGGACGGCTGGGTGCTCACCGAGTGCGCGGCCATCATGCGCCACGTCGCCCGTCAGGTGCCGGAGACGGCTCTGTGGCCCGCCGACCTGCGGGAGCAGGCCGCCGCGGACGAGTGGCTCGGCTGGCTCGCCTGCAACCACCACGTGACCTACGCGCATGTCCGCCGTCCGGAGCGCTACACCGAGGATGAGGACGCGTTCGAAGGCATCAAGAGCAAGGCGGCCAACACCTACGCGGATCTCGCCACCATGACCGAGGTGCGACTCTCGCAAGGCGGCTGGGCGGTGGGTGACCGGTTCTCCGTCGTCGACGCCTACCTGATGGTCTTCTGGTTCTGGGCCAACGGCCCGGTTCTCCGGTTTGACATGGCCGGCCGTTTCCCGGCCTGGACCGCCCATGCCCGCCGCGTTGCCGAGCGCCCCGCCGTCCAGGCCGTCTTCGCCCGCGAGGGACTGCCGCTCCCGCGCTGACGCGTCCCGGTCGCTGCACCCCCTTGCCGCGGCCGTCGAAACGGCCTAATGACCGTACCGTACGGTACGGTACACCATTTGAGATGATGCAGTCCAGCGCCACAGCAGAGCAGGACGCGCCGTCGGCACGCCAGCAGGCGGTGCTGGACGCCGTGCTCGGCCTCATGGTCGAGGACGGCGAGCAGGTCACCATGGACGCCGTCGCGCGTCGGGCGAGCTGCTCGAAGGAAACCCTCTACAAGTGGTTCGGCGACCGGGACGGGTTGCTGACCGCGACGGTGCGTTGGCAGGCCTCCCGGGTCCATGCCGGGCACGACGCCGCGCAGGTGCTCGACGGCGAGACCCTGCGGGAGCGCCTGCAGGACTTCGCCGTGACGTGGCTGGAGGTCATCACCGGTCCG from Methylobacterium sp. PvR107 encodes:
- a CDS encoding MazF family transcriptional regulator → MRLSSAEAEERGIRAGETVEIVAKRPVPPEPQQWAGRRYVDGLPVYTLEDMVAEMRRLGPDFEPPTVDWEPDVGSEIIDDDAPR
- a CDS encoding amidase, with the translated sequence MQDARPDGITAMGAVDLAAAIRGRVVSCAEVMRAYLERIHRINPQVNAIVGLRDDAALLQEAEAADAVLARGEAVGPLHGFPLAVKDLDPVRGLRFTQGSPIFADRIADTDSIMVARLRAAGAIFIGKTNVPEFGLGSHSFNPVYGTTANAYDLEKTAGGSSGGAAVAVALRLQPVADGSDHAGSLRNPPAFNNCYGLRPAWGRIPAEAKDVFSPGLGVLGAIGRTPADIGLMLSVQAGYDPRNPNSIRQDPSAFASPRARDFRGTRIAWLGDFGGQIPFDPGVLDLGRAALSTFVELGCVVEEAVPRYAMEQLWQDWLVLRALTVAAALRPFYDEPRHRSLLKPEAVWEVERGLALTADQIIAALEGRTRWYETLRRFMATYDYLVMPTAQVFPFDKALRWPETVGGRRMDTYHRWMQTVIPVTMAGLPSLDVPAGFGEAGLPTGIQIVGPNHGELACLQLGTAYDAASNWVRRYPPPLQ
- the ilvN gene encoding acetolactate synthase small subunit yields the protein MNAMNTHYPDAVRVEPVNRHTLAVIVDNEPGVLARISGLFSGRGYNIESLTVSETEEARHISRITIVTTGTNAVIEQIKAQLDRLVPVHRVVDLTLQGNALEREICLVKVKGEGEHRSEALRLAAAFGAKTLDATLNSFVFELTGATEDVDRFVRLMSVIGLVEICRTGISAMGRGAEPL
- the aroQ gene encoding type II 3-dehydroquinate dehydratase; protein product: MNDTILVLNGPNLNLLGKRQPEVYGRATLADVEALCRETAAGFGLAVECRQSNAEHVLIDAIHEFRVGSAGIVINAGAYTHTSVAILDALNTCEVPVIECHISNVHRREAFRHHSYISLAATAVLAGFGTHGYALAIRHLAHLRAGNTA
- the pyrC gene encoding dihydroorotase → MSVADLFPAERQDAKTADRITIRRPDDWHIHLRDGAMLKAVLPYTVAQFARGIIMPNLVPPVTTVAAAQAYRERILAALPEGQDFTPLMTCYLRDDTDPDEIERGFTDKVWVAAKLYPAGATTNSHAGVTDLNGIAPVLERMERIGMPLLIHGEATDPEIDIFDREAVFMEGSLIPLLGRHQGLKVTVEHATTAEILDVVREHRSRCAATITPHHLVINRTHIFQGGLRPHLYCLPVAKRERHRLALRKAATSGEACFYLGTDTAPHVRGAKEAACGCAGVFCGPSALQTYVQVFDEEGALDRFEAFASLNGARFHGLEPNTGTVTLERRESRIAEAVTVDDTAVVVFRGEETLPWSVA
- a CDS encoding glutathione S-transferase family protein: MTARTLYYAPGACSLAAHIILEESGLPYEGIKLDLAAGDQRRPEYLAINDRGRVPALTEDGWVLTECAAIMRHVARQVPETALWPADLREQAAADEWLGWLACNHHVTYAHVRRPERYTEDEDAFEGIKSKAANTYADLATMTEVRLSQGGWAVGDRFSVVDAYLMVFWFWANGPVLRFDMAGRFPAWTAHARRVAERPAVQAVFAREGLPLPR
- a CDS encoding acetolactate synthase 3 large subunit, which translates into the protein MSGEVMTGAEMVIRAFQDQGVDTLFGYPGGAVLPIYDALFHQNAVKHILVRHEQGAVHAAEGYARSSGKVGCVLVTSGPGATNIVTGLTDAMLDSIPLVCITGQVPTHLIGTDAFQECDTVGITRHCTKHNYLVKSIDDLPRILHEAFYVAANGRPGPVVVDLPKDIQFASGLYERPEIASHKTYRPAVKGDADRIRAAVELMATARRPVFYTGGGVINSGPEASRLLRELVRETGFPVTSTLMGLGAYPGTDEKFLGMLGMHGTYEANLAMHECDVMICVGARFDDRITGRLDAFSPFSKKIHIDVDASSINKVVKVDVGIVGDCASVLADMLEAWRALPSRPDVSNLEPWLQKIKTWKARDCLAYWPSGTIIKPQYAVQRLYEACKDRETYITTEVGQHQMWAAQYFKYDEPNRWMTSGGLGTMGYGLPAAIGTQLAHPGGLVIDIAGEASILMNMQEMSTAVQYRLPVKVFILNNEYMGMVRQWQELLHGSRYSQSYSESLPDFVKLAEAYGAKGMRCEKPGDLDGAIAEMLAHDGPVIFDCIVDKTENCFPMIPSGKAHNEMLLSDYLGETGVELGDVISEEGKMLV
- a CDS encoding orotate phosphoribosyltransferase, with product MTSPFLPLDRQVIAREAAKMFLEIGAVLFYKDEPFKFTSGWASPVYTDSRKIISFPRLRTTLMDFATATIVREIGYEKLTHIAGGETAGIPFAAWIADRMMLPMQYIRKKPKGFGRNAQIEGEIVEGARTLLVEDLATDGRSKVNFCKALRESGAQVDHCFVLFYYDIFPDSAALMEEIGIKLHYLTTWWDVLAVAKEMGTFDPKTLAEVESFLNAPAAWSAAHGGISAFGQS